In Myxocyprinus asiaticus isolate MX2 ecotype Aquarium Trade chromosome 3, UBuf_Myxa_2, whole genome shotgun sequence, the following proteins share a genomic window:
- the LOC127422902 gene encoding aerolysin-like protein, translating to MSYPTTLQLIGGNGGGPFSFTGRNNGASLEKIGVWVEGWQVKAVKVWLSDGNNRTFGEPSGPYQEYTFQPGECFTSLSLWGNGAGTRLGAIKFKTSKSREFFVKMTSWPLKKEYPIDVGSGFCLGIEGRGGADIDCMGFLFLNAVQSMVLANINYPTINQKIPQVSVEELKSINYKNDTSVSQKQTIETSKKVTTKSSWSVSNNLSATFSMEVKAGIPEIAKVSTGFSFTIGTENTYSREQTEERTETLSTSIEVPPGKKVDVNITIGRSSFDLPYTGTVIITCKNGSLLQYETKGQYKGVTYTDIKVNTKESKL from the coding sequence ATGTCCTACCCAACAACTCTGCAATTGATTGGTGGTAATGGAGGTGGACCATTTTCATTTACTGGTAGGAACAACGGTGCCAGTCTAGAAAAGATCGGGGTTTGGGTGGAAGGATGGCAGGTGAAGGCTGTCAAGGTCTGGCTTTCAGATGGGAACAATCGAACCTTTGGAGAACCATCAGGACCATATCAAGAGTACACGTTCCAGCCTGGTGAGTGTTTCACCTCTCTGTCCCTGTGGGGCAATGGAGCAGGAACACGTCTTGGAGCCATCAAATTCAAGACCAGCAAGTCTAGAgaattttttgtgaaaatgacaagttggccattaaaaaaagaaTACCCTATCGATGTCGGCTCTGGATTTTGTCTGGGCATTGAAGGAAGAGGTGGTGCAGACATTGACTGCATGGGATTTCTGTTTCTCAATGCTGTTCAATCAATGGTTCTCGCCAATATCAACTATCCCACCATTAATCAAAAGATTCCTCAGGTCAGTGTTGAAGAACTAAAATCCATCAATTACAAGAATGACACCTCAGTCAGTCAAAAGCAAACAATTGAAACCTCAAAGAAAGTAACCACAAAATCCTCATGGTCTGTGAGTAACAACTTATCGGCTACATTTTCTATGGAAGTGAAGGCTGGAATTCCAGAGATTGCCAAAGTTTCAACAGGATTCAGTTTTACCATTGGAACAGAAAATACATACAGTCGTGAGCAAACAGAAGAAAGAACGGAAACTCTGTCTACCAGTATTGAAGTTCCACCAGGAAAGAAGGTGGATGTTAATATCACCATTGGCAGATCCAGTTTTGACCTGCCTTACACTGGCACAGTAATTATAACTTGCAAGAATGGCAGTTTGCTGCAGTATGAAACCAAGGGCCAATACAAAGGTGTTACTTACACTGATATTAAAGTAAATACTAAAGAGTCCAAACTTTGA